In the Pseudanabaena sp. PCC 7367 genome, one interval contains:
- a CDS encoding zinc-dependent metalloprotease — protein MTKRHFWRWVGLSLILAIACSYLVQPAQLWGQNVAKMSQINTQGNQKRRVAEELRSPQLPQSLPNLNQLNQAKPKKADKPDLEDEKDEKKDNKDDKSATDDDLKPFAEVIKDTEKQAGLFTIYAKDDYKKLYLELDPNQLDRNFLLVASLASGVGEAGLYRGLPVNDFLFQLRRVNNSIQLVLPNINFRASANDPQVRSVRQSFSDSVLASVPILSIHAQNSHLLIDFKQLLNNDLANLNSRFAYVFDNSYSLSKDNSYIAVAKALPLNVETELVYQFASENPTKSRLFNRSLPDDRSFDLKVRYSISQLPDNSGYNGYVPRLADNRVGYFISAYKDFSTQGRDSFVRYIERWHLQKQDPAAALSPPKEPIVFWIENTVPNEYRDPIREGALMWNHAFEKVGFKDAIVIKQMPDDATWDPEDVRYNTIRWFNSIDTAFAMGPSRVNPLTGQILDADIIIDANIVKFTEGRYRDLVQQTEAIPFLPQVFTKLTGNPFTCNTSDAMRSLQSQLAHPNQAQANLLRRFQQAHQVDRQELPEAYEMCFGMAAAQELATGSLSMSLLQNALPSSKESRDYVNQFLRELTAHEVGHTLGLRHNFRASAMLSPAELNDPAITKQKGLVASVMDYHPVNIAPSGTEQGEYFTSVVGPYDEWAIAYGYTPFEDVIIPAQEQNQLNRIANRAPEADLAYATDEDTYGGLDPHTNLFDLSNDLVTYAQWQMDNARQMWRKIETRYPGRGESYDDVRVAFDRVFNYYFRNAMFLPNYIGGQRFNRYKSGDAVGRLPFEPIPASKQREALAVINKNVFAADAFDFSPEFLNRLAPSRWSHWGETPSFSAYTYPIHERIKFLQTIVLADLLSADRLARLRDNELKTSPGQALTLPELFSTLQQQIWSELSSGQLESINSIRRSLQRQHMNILISIALRPSNLDSAADLADAVALIYTAGAPEDARAIARYQLRQLKADLEGVMGRRNLDDYTRIHLSESRDRIAQALNASLNTN, from the coding sequence ATGACAAAACGGCACTTCTGGCGATGGGTTGGCTTGAGTTTGATCTTGGCGATCGCCTGCTCATATTTAGTTCAACCAGCGCAATTGTGGGGGCAGAATGTTGCCAAAATGTCCCAAATTAATACCCAGGGAAATCAAAAGAGGAGGGTTGCTGAGGAGCTGCGATCGCCCCAATTGCCCCAGTCTCTGCCTAATCTCAACCAGCTTAATCAGGCCAAACCGAAAAAAGCCGACAAGCCTGATCTTGAGGATGAGAAAGATGAGAAAAAGGACAATAAAGACGATAAATCTGCAACAGATGACGATCTAAAGCCGTTTGCTGAGGTAATTAAGGATACCGAAAAGCAAGCAGGTCTATTTACAATTTATGCCAAGGACGACTATAAAAAGCTTTACCTGGAGCTTGACCCCAACCAGCTCGATCGCAATTTTTTGCTGGTGGCTAGCTTGGCTTCTGGTGTGGGTGAAGCAGGGCTCTATCGCGGTTTACCCGTTAATGACTTTTTGTTCCAATTGCGGCGGGTGAACAACTCGATTCAATTAGTTCTGCCCAATATCAATTTTCGCGCCAGCGCCAATGATCCCCAAGTGCGATCGGTGCGGCAATCGTTCAGTGATTCGGTGTTGGCCTCGGTGCCAATTTTGAGTATCCATGCGCAGAATAGTCATCTATTAATTGATTTTAAGCAGCTCCTAAATAATGACTTAGCCAATCTGAACAGCCGCTTTGCCTATGTGTTTGATAATTCCTATAGCCTTAGTAAAGACAACTCTTATATTGCTGTGGCCAAGGCACTGCCGCTGAATGTGGAAACCGAACTGGTTTATCAATTCGCCAGTGAAAATCCGACTAAGAGCCGCCTGTTTAACCGATCGCTCCCCGACGATCGCTCCTTCGATCTCAAGGTGCGCTACAGCATTTCCCAATTGCCCGACAACAGTGGCTACAATGGCTATGTGCCAAGGTTGGCCGACAATCGGGTCGGTTATTTCATTTCCGCTTATAAGGATTTTTCGACTCAAGGGCGTGACTCATTTGTGCGCTACATCGAGCGCTGGCATTTACAAAAACAAGATCCAGCAGCAGCCCTATCCCCCCCCAAAGAGCCGATCGTATTCTGGATTGAAAATACTGTCCCCAATGAATACCGCGATCCCATCCGCGAGGGGGCGCTAATGTGGAATCATGCCTTTGAAAAAGTTGGATTCAAAGATGCGATCGTAATCAAGCAAATGCCCGACGATGCCACCTGGGACCCGGAAGATGTTCGCTACAACACTATCCGGTGGTTCAATTCGATCGACACCGCTTTTGCGATGGGGCCATCGCGGGTGAATCCGCTCACTGGGCAAATTCTGGATGCAGATATTATTATTGATGCAAATATTGTCAAATTTACGGAGGGGCGTTATCGAGATTTGGTGCAACAGACCGAAGCGATACCATTCTTGCCCCAGGTCTTTACCAAGTTAACTGGTAATCCTTTTACCTGTAATACCAGTGATGCAATGCGATCGCTGCAAAGCCAGCTTGCCCACCCCAACCAGGCACAGGCTAATTTGTTACGTCGTTTTCAGCAGGCTCATCAAGTCGATCGGCAAGAACTGCCTGAAGCCTATGAAATGTGTTTTGGGATGGCAGCAGCCCAGGAATTGGCCACCGGTAGCCTATCGATGTCTCTTTTGCAAAATGCATTGCCCAGCAGCAAGGAATCACGGGATTATGTCAACCAGTTTTTGCGGGAGTTAACTGCCCATGAGGTGGGGCATACCCTGGGATTGCGACATAATTTCCGCGCTAGTGCGATGCTGAGCCCTGCGGAACTGAATGATCCGGCGATCACCAAGCAAAAAGGTCTGGTTGCCTCGGTGATGGACTATCATCCGGTGAATATTGCGCCAAGTGGCACTGAGCAGGGTGAATATTTCACCAGTGTGGTTGGCCCCTACGATGAATGGGCGATCGCCTATGGCTATACTCCCTTCGAGGATGTGATTATTCCCGCCCAAGAGCAAAACCAGCTCAACCGGATTGCCAATCGTGCCCCCGAAGCTGATCTGGCCTATGCTACTGATGAGGATACTTATGGTGGTCTCGATCCCCACACCAATTTATTTGATCTTAGTAATGACCTGGTTACCTATGCCCAGTGGCAAATGGACAATGCGCGGCAGATGTGGCGCAAAATCGAAACCCGCTATCCGGGGCGAGGCGAAAGCTACGATGATGTACGGGTTGCCTTCGATCGGGTATTTAACTACTATTTCCGCAATGCGATGTTCTTGCCCAACTACATTGGTGGCCAGAGATTCAATCGCTATAAGTCTGGGGATGCGGTGGGGCGATTGCCCTTTGAACCAATTCCAGCTAGCAAACAACGGGAAGCCCTGGCTGTAATCAACAAAAATGTATTTGCTGCCGATGCCTTTGACTTCTCGCCCGAATTTTTAAATCGACTGGCTCCATCCCGGTGGTCCCATTGGGGCGAAACACCTAGTTTCTCGGCCTATACCTATCCGATCCATGAGCGGATTAAATTTTTGCAAACGATCGTTTTGGCTGATTTGCTGTCCGCCGATCGCCTCGCCAGATTGCGTGATAATGAATTAAAAACCAGTCCAGGACAGGCTTTAACTTTACCTGAATTATTTTCTACACTCCAGCAACAAATCTGGTCAGAATTGTCTAGCGGCCAACTTGAATCGATCAACAGCATCCGCCGATCGTTGCAGCGCCAACATATGAATATTTTAATTAGCATTGCCCTGCGACCCAGCAACCTGGATAGTGCCGCTGACCTTGCCGATGCCGTGGCTTTAATTTATACCGCCGGAGCCCCCGAAGATGCCCGCGCGATCGCCCGCTATCAGTTGCGCCAGCTCAAAGCTGATTTGGAAGGTGTAATGGGTAGACGCAATCTGGATGACTACACCAGAATTCATTTGTCTGAATCCCGCGATCGCATTGCCCAGGCGCTGAATGCTTCGCTCAATACCAATTAG
- a CDS encoding V-type ATP synthase subunit A produces MSGQSSVARVVGLNGNIATVELESGFLVKNEVAYIKNGEQTLKSEVIRIRGNRADMQVYEDIKGVRVGDKVDCTGEMLSVELGPGLLSKVFDGLQSPLNVLAEKHGFFLPKGEYVDALDRNQQWFFTPVARSGDRLIAGDVLGTVPEGSILHKVMVPFDLKGSVTVEFIQEGNFKVSDIVARVTDEQGKSKNVTMVQTWPVKKPLTEQMGSNRTIERLFPSELLNTTIRIIDTFFPIAKGGTACVPGPFGAGKTVLQQLIAKHSSIDVVIIVACGERAGEVVETLTEFPQITDPHTGRPLMERTILICNTSSMPVAAREASVYTGITLGEYYRQMGLDVLILADSTSRWAQALREMSGRLEEIPGEEAFPAYLDSYIKALYERAGVFKTRDESVGSLSIIGSVSPAGGNFEEPVTQSTMSTVKTFLGLSYNRAYRRFYPAIEPLISWSRYLDQLESYFEENFSHGWVDRVKACKDLLQRGDGINQMIQVTGEEGISVEDYATFQKALFIDMVYLQQDAFDDVDASTSTDRQKEAFGMVCDIVLDTDFVFDSKEAVRECFVQLTGLFKNLNYSPLNSSQYEEYRQKIQQTLNKNS; encoded by the coding sequence ATGAGTGGTCAAAGCAGCGTCGCCCGTGTAGTTGGTCTTAATGGCAACATCGCCACAGTCGAACTAGAGTCCGGTTTCTTGGTTAAAAATGAGGTTGCCTACATCAAAAATGGTGAGCAAACCCTCAAGTCTGAGGTGATTCGGATTCGGGGCAATCGTGCCGACATGCAGGTCTACGAAGACATCAAAGGCGTTAGGGTTGGTGACAAGGTTGATTGCACTGGCGAGATGCTCTCGGTGGAACTTGGGCCAGGCCTGCTGAGCAAGGTGTTCGATGGCTTGCAAAGTCCCTTGAATGTGTTGGCCGAAAAACATGGCTTCTTTCTGCCCAAGGGCGAGTATGTGGATGCGCTCGATCGCAATCAGCAATGGTTTTTTACGCCCGTAGCCCGCAGTGGCGATCGCCTCATCGCTGGGGATGTGTTGGGTACTGTGCCCGAAGGTTCAATCCTACACAAGGTAATGGTGCCATTTGATCTCAAGGGTAGTGTTACCGTTGAGTTCATCCAGGAAGGTAACTTTAAGGTCAGTGACATAGTAGCCAGAGTCACCGATGAGCAGGGCAAGAGCAAAAATGTAACTATGGTGCAAACCTGGCCGGTCAAGAAACCATTGACCGAGCAAATGGGTAGCAATCGCACGATCGAGCGGCTGTTTCCCAGTGAGCTACTCAACACCACGATCCGAATTATTGATACCTTTTTCCCGATCGCCAAGGGTGGTACAGCCTGTGTGCCAGGACCATTTGGGGCGGGTAAAACCGTTTTGCAGCAGCTAATTGCCAAACACTCATCGATCGATGTAGTGATTATTGTGGCTTGCGGTGAGCGGGCTGGCGAAGTGGTAGAGACCCTGACTGAATTTCCACAAATTACCGATCCCCACACTGGTCGCCCATTAATGGAGCGCACAATTCTAATTTGTAATACTTCCAGTATGCCGGTGGCTGCCCGTGAAGCTTCGGTTTATACCGGTATTACCCTGGGTGAATATTACCGCCAGATGGGTCTAGATGTATTGATTTTGGCTGATTCTACTAGCCGTTGGGCTCAGGCTTTGCGCGAGATGTCTGGGCGTTTGGAAGAAATTCCCGGTGAAGAAGCTTTCCCTGCCTATCTAGACTCCTATATCAAGGCATTATATGAACGAGCTGGGGTATTTAAAACCCGCGATGAATCGGTGGGCTCCCTGTCGATCATTGGTAGTGTCTCGCCAGCGGGCGGCAACTTTGAAGAGCCAGTTACCCAATCGACCATGTCAACGGTAAAAACCTTTTTGGGACTGAGTTATAACCGCGCCTATCGACGTTTCTATCCCGCGATCGAACCCTTAATTTCCTGGTCTCGCTATTTAGACCAATTGGAAAGCTATTTTGAAGAAAACTTCTCCCACGGTTGGGTCGATCGGGTTAAAGCCTGTAAGGACTTATTGCAACGTGGTGATGGGATCAATCAAATGATTCAGGTAACCGGTGAAGAGGGTATTTCGGTAGAAGATTATGCCACCTTCCAAAAGGCTCTGTTCATTGATATGGTTTACCTGCAACAGGATGCCTTTGATGATGTGGATGCCTCAACCAGTACCGATCGCCAAAAAGAGGCCTTTGGGATG
- the mraY gene encoding phospho-N-acetylmuramoyl-pentapeptide-transferase, giving the protein MVDTGVRVKRAQSPSGSMLAFVLALGLISLILGTSYFFPAVPGFGILIPLMLSSIGVVLSGKFVIPMLRKVKAGQIVREDGPQAHLAKTGTPTMGGIFILPVGLSIALIWSGFNPAVIAACLLTFGFGFVGWLDDWLILRYKSNKGVSPMAKLGLQTPMAIAFCLWLNHYLSINGQSIGLVNLPFGWALPLGLLFWPLALFVIFGSSHSTNLTDGLDGLAGGTGAIALLGMALLVGATHPELAGFCACLSGSYLGFLWHNRNPARVFMGDTGSLALGAALAATALITNTLWGLVIVGALFVWECLSVIVQVSYFKSTKRSTGVGKRLFKMAPYHHHLELSGWHETQIVATFYIVGMALVILAIALNYFS; this is encoded by the coding sequence ATGGTTGATACAGGAGTACGCGTAAAGAGGGCGCAATCGCCGTCGGGATCGATGTTGGCGTTTGTTTTGGCTCTAGGCTTAATTTCTTTGATTCTGGGTACTAGCTATTTTTTCCCGGCTGTACCTGGATTTGGCATATTAATCCCCCTAATGCTCAGCAGTATTGGTGTGGTGTTGTCTGGCAAGTTTGTGATTCCGATGTTACGGAAAGTCAAGGCGGGACAGATTGTGCGTGAGGATGGCCCTCAGGCTCATCTGGCTAAAACCGGCACGCCTACAATGGGTGGGATTTTTATTCTGCCAGTGGGATTGTCGATCGCGCTAATTTGGTCTGGGTTTAATCCAGCCGTGATAGCAGCTTGTTTGCTTACCTTTGGGTTTGGTTTTGTTGGTTGGTTAGATGATTGGTTGATCCTGCGCTACAAGTCCAACAAGGGCGTATCCCCAATGGCAAAACTGGGGCTGCAAACACCGATGGCGATCGCATTTTGTCTGTGGTTAAACCATTATCTTTCTATTAATGGCCAATCGATCGGCCTGGTGAATTTGCCGTTTGGTTGGGCTTTGCCACTGGGATTGCTGTTCTGGCCGCTGGCTTTGTTTGTGATTTTTGGTAGTAGTCATTCTACTAACCTCACCGATGGTTTGGATGGCTTGGCTGGTGGGACTGGGGCGATCGCCCTGTTGGGTATGGCGCTGCTGGTTGGTGCAACTCACCCTGAGCTGGCAGGCTTTTGTGCATGTCTTAGTGGTAGCTATCTTGGTTTCCTGTGGCATAATCGCAATCCGGCCAGGGTATTTATGGGAGATACTGGTTCGCTGGCATTGGGTGCAGCCCTTGCCGCCACTGCCCTGATTACTAATACGTTATGGGGTCTGGTAATAGTTGGCGCTTTATTTGTGTGGGAATGCCTTTCAGTGATCGTTCAGGTCAGCTACTTTAAATCAACCAAACGATCGACGGGCGTTGGTAAAAGGTTGTTTAAGATGGCTCCCTATCACCACCATCTGGAGCTAAGTGGCTGGCATGAGACTCAAATTGTGGCTACTTTTTATATTGTTGGTATGGCGCTGGTAATTTTGGCGATCGCTTTAAATTATTTCAGCTAG
- a CDS encoding phycobilisome rod-core linker polypeptide — translation MSVTASSGAVNARPGLYQTALTSTISQVEQQDRFPGRTELEDLSTYFKSGAKRIEIAEILTNNSDNIVSRAANAIFTGGSPMAFLEKPSDASSVEMAMDGQPIDTKRGMALGTVTYAQSSTGVLGSIQNFLNSLGSTETPQGFRPINVARYGPERMKKSLRDLSWFLRYTTYAIVAGEPTILAQNVRGLREIIERACSTDATLVALKEMKRAAIGALGKNDQEAIDIVSQYMDVAIAEFQASTPSQKLRQRNSTDLQGLTLPQIYFNTAERRQKFVMKPGLSALEKNDVVKAAYRQIFERDITRAYALSISDLESKVKNNEISMREFVRRMGKSPLYRAEFHDKFVNSRVVELAFKHFMGRAPESRTEFSKYFAILTTGGLSALVDALLNSTEYSDYFGEETVPYKRGYGQEAQPARNWGAQFDLYKYSAPFRKVPQFITLFSAYTQPLPDQHVYGSGNDPLEIQFGAIFPKEVRNPSARPAPFSKDTRRLLIRRGPGIDNQVGNPKASGSAPGTLGPKVFKLDQLPGASGSNFNANGSVKFSESSTQAVIRAIYLQLIGFMPFAGQRLTVWEIRLENGDINVREFVRQVAKSPAFRNKYWTSLYVCKAVEYIHRRLLGRPTYGRQEMNKYFDVCSKKGFYALVDAILDSKEYEEAFGEDTVPYERYLTAAGVSLRSNRVGTVGDRGAKAQKDATPRFIELGQVDEVRTEPAIQSRINQGVAKRRDQTKVFKLTSLDPVEVNNAVRAAYRQVFERDMDAYVADAQFSRFTSKLQNAELTVKEFILAIGTSDLYIKEFYTPFPNTKVIELGTKHFLGRAPLDQVEIRKYNSLLASQGLKAMVTEMLSSREYLDAFGEDTVPFNRYETFPAANFPNTMSLYGRLTKQDDSIVVPSFKPVKSKVIFE, via the coding sequence ATGAGCGTAACAGCATCAAGCGGAGCAGTTAATGCTCGGCCCGGACTATACCAAACTGCTTTGACATCAACCATTTCCCAGGTGGAACAGCAGGACAGATTTCCCGGTCGCACTGAATTGGAGGACTTGAGCACCTATTTCAAGTCTGGTGCTAAGCGGATTGAAATCGCCGAGATCTTAACCAACAACTCAGATAACATCGTTTCCCGTGCTGCTAATGCAATTTTCACTGGCGGCAGTCCAATGGCTTTCTTAGAAAAACCAAGTGACGCATCGTCAGTTGAGATGGCGATGGACGGTCAGCCCATTGATACTAAAAGAGGGATGGCTTTAGGCACGGTTACATATGCCCAGTCCAGCACGGGAGTGCTTGGGTCAATCCAGAATTTCTTGAATTCACTGGGATCGACGGAAACACCACAAGGATTCCGGCCGATTAATGTGGCACGCTATGGCCCAGAGCGGATGAAAAAATCATTGCGCGATCTGAGCTGGTTCCTGCGTTATACCACCTATGCGATCGTGGCTGGCGAGCCTACGATTCTGGCTCAGAATGTACGTGGTTTGCGGGAAATCATTGAACGCGCTTGTTCCACCGATGCAACGTTGGTGGCTCTCAAAGAAATGAAGCGGGCTGCGATCGGTGCTTTGGGCAAAAATGATCAAGAAGCGATCGATATTGTCAGCCAGTATATGGACGTGGCGATCGCCGAATTCCAAGCTTCTACTCCTTCCCAAAAGCTACGCCAGCGCAATTCCACCGATCTGCAAGGTTTGACCCTACCCCAGATCTACTTCAACACTGCCGAGCGTCGTCAGAAGTTTGTGATGAAGCCCGGTCTGTCTGCTTTAGAAAAGAACGACGTAGTTAAGGCGGCCTATCGGCAAATTTTTGAACGGGATATTACCCGTGCCTATGCCCTGTCGATCTCTGATTTAGAGTCGAAGGTGAAAAACAACGAGATCTCCATGCGCGAGTTTGTGCGCCGCATGGGTAAATCACCCCTCTATCGAGCCGAGTTCCACGATAAATTTGTGAACTCCCGCGTGGTTGAGTTGGCATTCAAGCATTTCATGGGGCGGGCTCCAGAAAGCCGCACTGAGTTTTCAAAGTATTTTGCAATCCTGACTACAGGTGGTCTTTCTGCCTTAGTTGATGCGCTGCTCAATTCCACTGAATATAGCGATTACTTCGGTGAAGAGACGGTTCCCTATAAGCGTGGTTATGGTCAAGAAGCCCAGCCAGCACGCAACTGGGGTGCTCAGTTTGACTTGTATAAATACTCTGCCCCCTTCCGCAAAGTACCACAGTTCATCACCCTATTCTCTGCCTACACCCAACCGCTGCCCGATCAGCATGTCTATGGTTCTGGCAACGACCCATTGGAAATTCAATTTGGCGCGATCTTCCCCAAAGAAGTACGCAACCCCAGCGCCAGACCAGCTCCGTTCAGCAAAGATACCCGTCGTTTGTTGATCCGCCGTGGGCCTGGCATTGATAACCAGGTTGGTAATCCAAAGGCATCTGGTTCTGCGCCGGGCACCCTGGGGCCGAAAGTATTTAAGCTGGATCAACTTCCAGGAGCCAGTGGTAGTAACTTTAATGCTAACGGTAGCGTTAAGTTCTCTGAATCTTCGACTCAGGCAGTGATCCGCGCCATTTATTTGCAGCTAATTGGCTTTATGCCATTTGCCGGCCAGCGTTTGACCGTGTGGGAAATCAGGCTAGAAAATGGTGATATTAACGTGCGTGAGTTTGTGCGCCAAGTTGCCAAGTCACCAGCGTTCCGGAATAAATACTGGACTAGCCTCTATGTCTGTAAGGCAGTTGAGTATATCCATCGTCGCTTGCTTGGCCGTCCTACCTATGGTCGTCAAGAGATGAACAAATACTTTGATGTTTGTTCTAAGAAAGGTTTCTATGCCCTGGTAGATGCAATCCTGGACAGCAAGGAATATGAAGAAGCCTTCGGTGAAGATACGGTTCCCTATGAGCGCTATTTGACTGCCGCTGGTGTGTCACTGCGTAGTAATCGGGTGGGTACAGTTGGCGATCGTGGTGCTAAGGCACAGAAGGATGCTACACCTCGCTTTATTGAGCTGGGTCAAGTGGATGAAGTTCGCACCGAGCCAGCGATCCAATCGCGGATCAATCAAGGTGTGGCCAAACGACGTGACCAGACCAAGGTATTCAAGCTCACCAGTCTTGATCCGGTAGAAGTGAATAATGCAGTTAGGGCTGCCTACCGCCAAGTATTTGAGCGTGATATGGATGCCTATGTGGCCGATGCCCAATTCAGCCGCTTTACCAGTAAGCTGCAAAATGCAGAACTGACGGTGAAGGAATTCATTCTGGCGATCGGTACTTCTGATCTTTATATCAAGGAGTTCTATACCCCATTCCCCAACACCAAGGTGATCGAATTGGGTACTAAGCACTTCCTGGGTCGTGCCCCGTTGGATCAGGTAGAAATCCGCAAGTATAACTCGCTGCTGGCCAGTCAAGGGCTCAAGGCGATGGTGACTGAAATGTTGAGCAGCCGTGAATATCTCGATGCCTTTGGCGAAGATACAGTGCCATTCAATCGCTATGAAACCTTCCCTGCCGCCAACTTCCCGAATACGATGTCCTTGTATGGGCGTTTAACCAAGCAGGACGATTCGATCGTGGTGCCCAGTTTCAAGCCGGTTAAGTCTAAGGTTATCTTTGAATAG
- a CDS encoding DUF3134 domain-containing protein, whose translation MRNPSLREQPRRQPAPVVSTKQTVSILGWLQQNNRLLERETEIGFEYKNESQELDALVVGDNYEDDDDDDDDDDDDDD comes from the coding sequence ATGCGCAATCCTTCCCTCAGAGAACAACCCCGCCGTCAGCCTGCTCCCGTTGTATCTACCAAGCAAACGGTTTCCATTCTTGGTTGGCTCCAGCAAAACAATCGCTTACTTGAGCGCGAGACGGAGATCGGCTTTGAGTATAAAAATGAAAGCCAGGAGCTAGATGCACTTGTGGTTGGTGATAACTACGAAGATGACGACGACGATGATGATGATGACGACGACGATGATGATTAG
- a CDS encoding ABC transporter substrate-binding protein, whose translation MNRYINQLINQRAIAKFRRIATTLFVSFLAFTLVVACQPNTPPQTPTPDSNPGTTEPTTGDQDGIPIGIGVAQTSNVALLGQEEVIGAELAGTYFNDQGGVDGTPIKLVFQDTGGDEQGTINAFNTLMNQDKVVGIVGPTLSQQAFSANPIADRAGVPVLGPSNTAKGIPQIGEYIGRVSAPVAVVAPNALDAALEINPDISKVAVFFAQNDAFSKSETETFQEAVTAKGLETVTVQRFQTTDTDFQSQATNAIGLDPDLVIISGLAADGGNLVKQLRELGYEGLIIGGNGLNTSNLFPVCKALCDGILIAQAYSPELDNEINQAFRAAYQAKTQQEPPQFSAQAFTGVQVFVEALRVVNQDTPIADLPLPELRTKLRDAIFAGTYQTPLGEISFTAEGEIIQQQFYVAAIEMSEDGEQGKFKFIK comes from the coding sequence ATGAATAGGTATATTAATCAGCTTATTAATCAGCGGGCGATCGCCAAATTCAGGCGCATTGCGACTACGCTTTTTGTCTCATTTCTGGCTTTTACCCTGGTGGTGGCCTGCCAGCCGAATACGCCGCCTCAAACCCCTACACCCGATAGTAATCCCGGCACAACTGAACCCACCACGGGCGATCAAGATGGCATCCCGATCGGCATTGGCGTGGCACAAACCAGTAACGTGGCGCTTTTGGGGCAAGAAGAAGTAATCGGCGCAGAGTTGGCTGGCACTTATTTTAATGACCAGGGCGGGGTGGATGGCACACCGATTAAACTTGTCTTTCAGGATACTGGTGGCGATGAGCAGGGCACCATTAACGCCTTCAATACGCTGATGAACCAGGATAAGGTGGTGGGGATCGTGGGGCCAACCCTATCTCAGCAAGCCTTTAGCGCCAACCCGATCGCCGATCGCGCTGGGGTACCGGTGCTGGGGCCTTCAAACACAGCCAAGGGTATCCCCCAGATTGGCGAATATATCGGTCGGGTGTCTGCACCGGTGGCCGTAGTAGCTCCAAATGCCCTGGATGCAGCATTGGAGATTAACCCAGACATTAGCAAAGTGGCGGTTTTCTTTGCCCAGAATGACGCATTTAGTAAATCGGAAACAGAAACTTTCCAGGAAGCGGTCACCGCCAAAGGCTTAGAGACAGTCACGGTGCAGCGGTTTCAGACCACCGATACCGATTTTCAATCCCAGGCCACCAATGCGATCGGCCTTGATCCTGATCTAGTGATTATTTCCGGTTTGGCAGCGGATGGCGGCAACCTGGTGAAGCAATTGCGGGAACTGGGTTATGAGGGCTTAATTATTGGCGGCAATGGCTTGAATACCTCTAATTTGTTTCCAGTGTGCAAGGCGCTGTGTGATGGCATTTTGATCGCTCAAGCCTATAGCCCTGAACTGGACAACGAGATCAACCAGGCGTTTCGGGCTGCCTATCAGGCCAAAACCCAGCAAGAGCCACCCCAATTCAGTGCCCAGGCGTTTACGGGTGTACAGGTCTTTGTGGAAGCGTTGCGGGTAGTCAACCAGGACACCCCGATCGCGGATTTGCCCTTGCCTGAATTGCGCACCAAGTTACGCGATGCCATTTTTGCTGGCACCTATCAAACTCCCCTGGGTGAAATTTCCTTTACCGCAGAAGGAGAAATTATCCAGCAGCAGTTTTATGTGGCCGCGATCGAAATGAGTGAGGATGGTGAACAGGGAAAATTTAAGTTTATTAAGTAG